The DNA segment ACCAACACGGCATGGGGCTGCATCAATGCGAACTTCGTTTCGTCCAACAAATTGCGAGTCTGATCCGTCAGCGGGCAGTGCACCGAAACAAAATCGCTTTGCTGCAGCATTTCCGTCAACTGAACATGTTTTGCCCCCATCTGATCGGCATCCGGTTTAGCGGTCCTTGCCGTGTACAGGACCTTCATCCCCCACCCCCCCTGCAGTCGCTGTGCAACCGCAAGCCCGATCCGTCCCATTCCCAAGATACCAACTGTCTTTCCTCGCAAATCGACTCCTAGAAACCCCATCGGTTCCCAGGTCTTCCATTCGCCCTGTTTCACATTTTCGATCGCAGCTGGCAAACGACGCGCAGCTGCTAGCAAAAGCGTCACTGCTAAATCGGCTGTGGAATCGGTCAACACATCGGGCGTATTGCCAACGGCAACGCCACGTTCCTGAGCTGCAGAAACATCGATATTGTTATACCCAACGGCATAGTTGCTAACGACTTTGAAGCCACTTCCGGCCCGATCCAGCAATTCTCCATCGACCCCATCGCTCAACATCGAAAGAAGGCCGTTGCATCCCGCCACGCGTTTTAGCAACTCATCACGGGGCGGAGGCATCTCGCCGGGCCAGACATCCACATCAGCGACGCGCTGAAGCATCTCGATTCCGACTTTTGGAATTTTACGGGTCACCAAGACTTTCGGACGACTCATGAGGATCAAACCTGAGGGCTAGAGCGGAAAACAATGTCATTTCGTCCGCACCCACTTCGTTTGGGGCGCACGATTGGCAATAATAGTATTGAAGTCCTTTGGAACTTACCCGCTCGCGGAACAAATCACCATGACATTGCTTCTTTCCTACCGTCCTTTGCTCTTTGCCTCACTGGCGTGGATTGCCCTCGCATTCGCCAGCCCCGCATTCGCCCAAAACGAGGGGCGGAGCGACCTTGATGAGGCGATGGTCAAACGGATCGATGCCCAGACCGCTCAAGACCTGCAAGAAGTCACGGCACTCCTCGAATCGGCAATTGCCAAAGGCCTTGACGAAGAGAACCAAGCTTTCGCTAACAAGATGCTGGGCGCGGTTTCTTTGCAGAAGGGAAAAGCGATCGCCGAACAGATTCAGCAAGCAGGCGCTCGCGGTTTCCGCACGCTTCGCAACGAAGCGATCGACGCTTTGGAAACGGCGGTTAAACACGACCCGACCCTTGCCGACGCTCACCTGCTAATCGCCCGCTTGAACATCTTGCCGGGCGGCAACAAAACCCGAGCTCGCCAAGCCGCCACCGCGGCGATTCAGCAGCTTGGCGACAATGACCGCCAACGTGCCGAAGCTTTGGTCCTGCGTGCATTGCTGCAAGACGACGATGCAGCACGCCTGGAAGACTTCGACCGCGCCATCAAAGCGGATCCGCAAAGCGTTCCCGCCCACCAAGGCCGCGCGATGCTGCGAATGCAAAATGGCGACACCGAAGCCGCTCTGGAAGACATGCAAAAACTGCTCGAACTGACTCCAGAAAATTCCGCCGTGGTCACCGAAGCGGTCCGTGCCCTGCTCCGCCTGGAACGCATCGACGAAGCGGAAAAGATGTTGTCCGATGCACTCTCCGACCAACCGCGTGGCGAACTGTATCGACTGCGAGCGGTGATCTACCAGTCGCAAGGCAAAACCGACGATGCACTGGAAGACCTAACCAAAGCCCTCACGCTAGACAAACGCGATTTCGCAGCCCTGCTAATGCGTGCTGAAATCCTGCTCGGCCAAGATGACGCGAAGGGAGCCCGTCGCGATGTTGTTGAAGCCCTCAAGATTCAGCCCAACAGCGTCCAAGGAATCATGATGCGGAGCATGTTGGCTGTCGAAGAAGGACGCATGGCCGACGCCATCAACGACATGCAACTACTTGTTGCTTCGGTGCCTGACAACACAGCGTTCGCACTACAACTTGCAAATTACTTCCAACTGGATAACCGACCACGTCGAGCGATTGACGTTATCGATACGGTTCTTAAACGCGAACCGGACAACTGGCGTGCCTTGCGAATGCGAGCCGATGCTCAACTGAGCACCAGCGAACATGACAAAGCGGTTGCCGATTACTCCAAAGCGCTTGAAACCATCAACAAAGAAGAAAACCAAGAAGGACTAGAAGCAAGTAAATCAGGGATCCTGAACAACTTGGCTTGGGTCCTGGCAACCTCGCCCGACGAATCGCTTCGCAATGGGGAACGAGCCGTCGAACTGGCTAACGAAGCTTGCGAACTGACGGAATTCAAGGAAGCTCACATCCTCAGCACCCTTGCCGCAGCCTACGCCGAAACCGGGGACTTCGAAAAAGCTCGCGAGTGGTCGGAAAAAGCTGTCGCCGCAGGAACCAAAGACGAAAACGAACAGCTAGACCAATTGAAATTGGAACTGGAAAGCTACAAGAAGGACACGCCCTGGCGAGAGAAACAGGATGTCCAAGAAAACGCCGTCCCGATTCTTTCGCCTGAAGACATCATCGATACTTGATCCGCAGGCTGTCTTAAAAATCGCTCCCAGAGCAACCGCTCTGGGATTTCGCCCTACGAAAAACTCCGCAGACCCTCGCCCATGGATTCCGCTGCCTCATGGCGATCCGAGTACCCGTTTCCGTCAAACTGGATCGACCTGGATGGCCATCGCTACCATTACATCGATGTTGGTGAAGGAGAGCAAACGGTCCTTGCCGTCCATGGCAATCCGACTTGGAGTTTTTACTATCGAGCGTTAGCAACGCAGTTACCGCAATCGATGTCGGATGTGGGGACATGTCGCGTTGTCGCCAGTGACCATATGGGCTGTGGGCTAAGCGACAAACCGCAACATTACCCGTATCAGCTGACGCAGCACCGCGACAATTTGCTGCGTCTGATCGAGCATCTTGATCTAAAAAATGTGATCCTGGTCGCGCACGACTGGGGAGGCGCAATCGGGCTTTCTGCTGCGGTCGAACAACCGGAACGCTTCTCCGGATTGGTGCTGCTAAACACGGCCGCCTTTCCGCCGCCCTATATTCCTCGACGAATCTCGGTTTGTAGATTCCCTTTACTGGGCACGCTGGCGCTCCGCGGCGCCAATGCCTTCTCGCGAGCGGCGATCACGATGGCGGTTGACCGTCGTCCCCTAAGCGATATCGCTGCAGCCGGTCTGCTGGCTCCGTATGACAACTGGCACAACCGCGTCGCGGTAAATGCCTTCGTCAAAGACATTCCAATGAACCGATCCCACCCGACTTATGCACCGCTTGAGAAACTAGAGAAAGACCTAGCGAAGCTAAGCCACCTGCCAGCACGCCTGGTGTGGGGGATGAAGGACTGGTGCTTCCGCCCGGAATGTCTCGATCGTCTGCAAGAGGCTCTTCCCTTGGCCCAAGCCACCAAACTGGCCGACGTTGGTCATTACGTGATGGAAGAATCGCCTGAGGATGTGATCGAAGCCGTTCGTTCGCTGCAACGCGAAAAGTCGTGTGTCTGATCCCCTGAACGCACTCCGCAGCAGCATCCATTCGGATGCCGACCGGGTTCGCTGGGCATGTATCCTGGAAGCGACCGCTCCCAAGGCTGGCAACGTCTACCCGGGCGTCGGTTTTTCCGACCTGCAGTATGCCGATTTTGTCGCAGCGGCCGACGCGATTGCTCCCTGCTTTGCAAACGGGGAACCATCCTCTGAACGGTCCCTGCTCCGCTGCGGAAAATTGATCCTGAACGCGGTGACCGCGACCCAGTTGGCCTGCAACACCAACGTTAATCTGGGAATCATTCTGCTGCTGGCACCTCTTTCGATTGCACGGCAGACGTTTTCTCAAATCGAAGAAATTCCTGCCGGGCAACTGCAGGTTTCCGTTGCCCAGGTTTTGCAAGATTTGAACACCGCGGACACCGCCGATGTTTATGCTGCCATCCAACTGGCGAAACCGGGCGGCATGGACGACCGACGGATGCAAGCTTCCGAATCGATGGACGTACGACACGCCAGGGCCGCCAGCAAAGAGATGCCAGATCTGCTTACGGCCATGCGGTCCGCTGCCGATCGCGACCGAATCGCCTTGCAATATGCCGACGGATTCGAAGACATTTTGAGCGACAAACTAGTGGGCACCCTGGACCGATCGATCCGCAAATGCGGCGACATCCTTTGCGGCATCCAGCGGGCTCAAATCGAAATCCTA comes from the Roseimaritima multifibrata genome and includes:
- a CDS encoding alpha/beta fold hydrolase; amino-acid sequence: MDSAASWRSEYPFPSNWIDLDGHRYHYIDVGEGEQTVLAVHGNPTWSFYYRALATQLPQSMSDVGTCRVVASDHMGCGLSDKPQHYPYQLTQHRDNLLRLIEHLDLKNVILVAHDWGGAIGLSAAVEQPERFSGLVLLNTAAFPPPYIPRRISVCRFPLLGTLALRGANAFSRAAITMAVDRRPLSDIAAAGLLAPYDNWHNRVAVNAFVKDIPMNRSHPTYAPLEKLEKDLAKLSHLPARLVWGMKDWCFRPECLDRLQEALPLAQATKLADVGHYVMEESPEDVIEAVRSLQREKSCV
- a CDS encoding tetratricopeptide repeat protein codes for the protein MTLLLSYRPLLFASLAWIALAFASPAFAQNEGRSDLDEAMVKRIDAQTAQDLQEVTALLESAIAKGLDEENQAFANKMLGAVSLQKGKAIAEQIQQAGARGFRTLRNEAIDALETAVKHDPTLADAHLLIARLNILPGGNKTRARQAATAAIQQLGDNDRQRAEALVLRALLQDDDAARLEDFDRAIKADPQSVPAHQGRAMLRMQNGDTEAALEDMQKLLELTPENSAVVTEAVRALLRLERIDEAEKMLSDALSDQPRGELYRLRAVIYQSQGKTDDALEDLTKALTLDKRDFAALLMRAEILLGQDDAKGARRDVVEALKIQPNSVQGIMMRSMLAVEEGRMADAINDMQLLVASVPDNTAFALQLANYFQLDNRPRRAIDVIDTVLKREPDNWRALRMRADAQLSTSEHDKAVADYSKALETINKEENQEGLEASKSGILNNLAWVLATSPDESLRNGERAVELANEACELTEFKEAHILSTLAAAYAETGDFEKAREWSEKAVAAGTKDENEQLDQLKLELESYKKDTPWREKQDVQENAVPILSPEDIIDT
- a CDS encoding triphosphoribosyl-dephospho-CoA synthase — encoded protein: MSDPLNALRSSIHSDADRVRWACILEATAPKAGNVYPGVGFSDLQYADFVAAADAIAPCFANGEPSSERSLLRCGKLILNAVTATQLACNTNVNLGIILLLAPLSIARQTFSQIEEIPAGQLQVSVAQVLQDLNTADTADVYAAIQLAKPGGMDDRRMQASESMDVRHARAASKEMPDLLTAMRSAADRDRIALQYADGFEDILSDKLVGTLDRSIRKCGDILCGIQRAQIEILAEQPDSLIARKAGQEIAREAQQRAGDVIDKNHSPKAWQSFDQWLRADGNQRNPGTTADLLAAALWVLL
- a CDS encoding 2-hydroxyacid dehydrogenase yields the protein MSRPKVLVTRKIPKVGIEMLQRVADVDVWPGEMPPPRDELLKRVAGCNGLLSMLSDGVDGELLDRAGSGFKVVSNYAVGYNNIDVSAAQERGVAVGNTPDVLTDSTADLAVTLLLAAARRLPAAIENVKQGEWKTWEPMGFLGVDLRGKTVGILGMGRIGLAVAQRLQGGWGMKVLYTARTAKPDADQMGAKHVQLTEMLQQSDFVSVHCPLTDQTRNLLDETKFALMQPHAVLVNTARGDVIDQEALADALEGGKIFAAGLDVTTPEPLPPTHRLVQLENCTIAPHIGSASVQSRDDMARLAAENILAGLAGKPLPNPVS